The following proteins are encoded in a genomic region of Methanobrevibacter gottschalkii DSM 11977:
- the rpmC gene encoding 50S ribosomal protein L29, with protein MAILRSKEIWDMEVDEIQDKLVELRAELSKNISKSAAAGINENPGKIRELKRTIARVLTIMNEKQKEN; from the coding sequence ATGGCGATTTTAAGAAGTAAAGAAATTTGGGACATGGAAGTTGATGAGATTCAAGATAAATTAGTTGAACTCAGAGCTGAATTATCCAAAAACATTTCTAAAAGTGCAGCTGCCGGGATTAATGAAAATCCTGGGAAAATTAGAGAATTAAAAAGAACTATTGCTCGTGTTCTTACAATAATGAACGAAAAACAAAAGGAGAATTAA
- the yciH gene encoding stress response translation initiation inhibitor YciH → MSKICDVCGLPEELCVCEEIAREVQSLKVFTVRRRFGKLMTIIEGIDEHDIDIRELTKTLKAKCACGGTAKNGQIELQGDHKVKVKKVLSDMGFSSDTIEIRESKKNNKKRR, encoded by the coding sequence ATGTCAAAAATTTGTGATGTATGTGGGCTTCCTGAAGAACTTTGTGTTTGTGAAGAAATTGCACGTGAAGTTCAATCTTTGAAAGTTTTTACTGTAAGGAGAAGATTTGGAAAACTCATGACTATTATCGAAGGTATAGATGAACACGATATCGACATAAGAGAACTCACAAAAACCCTTAAAGCAAAATGTGCTTGTGGGGGAACTGCTAAAAATGGTCAAATAGAACTCCAAGGAGATCATAAAGTTAAGGTCAAAAAAGTTTTATCTGACATGGGTTTCTCATCTGATACTATTGAGATTCGTGAATCTAAGAAAAATAATAAGAAAAGGAGATAA
- the rnp1 gene encoding ribonuclease P protein component 1, which yields MITSNNLVHHEFIGLRIHAMNPKNPSLNLKGTVIDETKNTIIIEEEDNNEKMIPKNGTFFVFELPNGEKIKIDGNILSIRPEDRIKKRFKKI from the coding sequence ATGATTACTTCAAATAATTTGGTTCATCATGAATTCATTGGATTAAGAATTCATGCCATGAATCCGAAGAATCCTTCTCTTAATTTAAAAGGAACAGTTATTGATGAGACAAAAAATACCATAATTATTGAAGAAGAAGATAACAATGAAAAAATGATTCCTAAAAATGGAACTTTTTTCGTGTTTGAACTTCCGAATGGGGAAAAAATTAAAATTGATGGTAATATTTTGTCTATTCGTCCTGAAGATAGAATAAAAAAAAGATTTAAAAAAATATAA
- a CDS encoding 30S ribosomal protein S17, with protein sequence MVGLNVQEPETTCNDPNCPFHGTLSVRGQVLEGIVVSNKAERTITVERSYYKFIKKYERYEKRKSKINVHKPDCLNVNVGDSVKIAECRPLSKTKHFVLVEVKGE encoded by the coding sequence ATGGTTGGGCTTAACGTTCAAGAACCAGAAACTACATGTAATGACCCTAACTGCCCTTTCCATGGAACTTTATCTGTAAGAGGTCAAGTTCTTGAAGGAATTGTTGTAAGTAACAAAGCAGAAAGAACTATTACTGTTGAACGTAGTTACTATAAATTCATTAAAAAATACGAAAGATATGAAAAAAGGAAATCTAAAATCAATGTTCACAAACCAGATTGCTTGAATGTGAATGTTGGTGATTCTGTAAAAATTGCAGAATGTAGACCATTAAGTAAAACTAAACATTTTGTTTTAGTTGAAGTTAAAGGAGAGTAA
- a CDS encoding 50S ribosomal protein L14 yields MKPLTSSVTKALPIGATLQCVDNTGAREIEIISVKGFKGVRRRLDVAGVGDLVVASVKKGTADMRREVVNAVVVRQKKEYRRADGLRVKFEDNAAVIITPEGILKGSEIRGPVAKEAADRWPSVGSAANILV; encoded by the coding sequence ATGAAACCATTAACCTCAAGTGTAACTAAAGCATTACCAATTGGAGCAACCCTCCAGTGTGTTGATAATACTGGTGCTCGTGAAATCGAAATTATTTCTGTAAAAGGATTTAAAGGAGTAAGAAGAAGACTCGATGTTGCTGGTGTTGGAGACTTAGTTGTTGCTTCTGTTAAAAAAGGAACTGCTGATATGAGAAGAGAAGTTGTCAATGCAGTTGTAGTTAGACAAAAAAAGGAATATAGGCGTGCTGATGGTCTTCGTGTTAAATTTGAAGATAATGCTGCTGTTATTATTACTCCAGAGGGTATTTTAAAAGGATCTGAAATTAGAGGTCCTGTTGCAAAAGAAGCAGCTGACAGATGGCCTAGTGTAGGTAGTGCTGCTAATATTTTAGTATAG
- the rplX gene encoding 50S ribosomal protein L24, whose protein sequence is MSIQPRKQRKARYTAPAHARGKYLSASVSKDLREKVGKRSLPVITGDKVRVVRGDFKGHEGEVLTVDYTSYKVTIEEVTLSKPDGTVTFLPVDPSNLVIIDANLKDDRRIKNKGDN, encoded by the coding sequence ATGTCAATTCAACCAAGAAAACAAAGAAAAGCTCGTTATACTGCTCCTGCTCATGCACGTGGTAAATATTTAAGTGCTTCTGTAAGTAAAGATTTAAGGGAAAAAGTTGGTAAAAGATCTTTACCGGTTATAACAGGAGACAAAGTTAGAGTTGTCCGTGGAGACTTTAAAGGACATGAAGGAGAAGTTCTCACTGTAGATTATACTTCTTATAAAGTTACTATCGAAGAAGTTACTTTATCTAAACCTGATGGAACTGTCACTTTCCTTCCAGTCGATCCATCTAACTTAGTAATTATTGATGCAAATTTAAAAGACGATAGAAGAATTAAAAATAAAGGAGATAATTAA
- a CDS encoding 30S ribosomal protein S4e, giving the protein MAKMGSRKHLKRYKAPKSWPIHPKEDTWTVKPSAGSHSINDSIPLTLVIRDVLKLADNAREAKRIINSGNIFINGIIVKDYKFPVGFMDVLDIPKTEESYRVLLDRKGRLQLKLIEDASAKLSKIVNKTTIKGGKTQLNLHDGKNVIIDEDAYSVGDVICLKVPEQEIVEAYPLQEGATILVTGGKHTGELGTVSEIIENKSTNPNTIIIENSAKDEFLTLKEYAFVVGNDAPVIDLLEVNK; this is encoded by the coding sequence ATGGCTAAAATGGGATCTAGAAAACATCTTAAAAGATACAAAGCACCAAAATCTTGGCCTATTCATCCTAAAGAAGATACTTGGACTGTAAAACCTTCCGCAGGTTCTCATTCCATTAATGATTCTATTCCATTAACTTTAGTTATTAGAGATGTTTTAAAATTAGCTGATAATGCAAGAGAAGCAAAAAGAATTATCAACTCCGGTAACATTTTTATAAATGGAATCATTGTTAAAGATTATAAATTCCCAGTAGGATTTATGGATGTTCTTGACATTCCAAAAACTGAAGAATCTTATAGAGTTCTTTTAGATAGAAAAGGAAGATTACAATTAAAATTAATTGAAGATGCAAGTGCTAAATTATCTAAAATTGTTAACAAAACCACTATTAAAGGTGGAAAAACTCAATTAAACCTTCATGATGGTAAAAATGTTATCATTGATGAAGATGCTTACTCTGTTGGGGATGTTATTTGTTTAAAAGTACCTGAACAAGAAATTGTTGAAGCATATCCTTTACAAGAAGGAGCTACTATCCTTGTTACTGGTGGTAAACACACCGGTGAATTAGGTACTGTATCTGAAATTATTGAAAACAAATCCACTAATCCAAATACTATTATCATTGAAAATAGTGCTAAAGATGAATTCTTAACTTTAAAAGAATATGCATTTGTAGTTGGTAATGATGCACCAGTAATTGATTTATTGGAGGTTAATAAATGA
- a CDS encoding 50S ribosomal protein L5, which yields MNPMNEVRIEKATVSIGVGEAGEKLSRAITLLENMFDQTPVKTFSKVTNPEWGIRKKQPIACKLTLRGEKADKAIDMVLEGISRNIKPTQFDAQGNLSFGIKEHIDIPGMRYNPDIGIFGMNVSVTFEKPGYRISRRKIQQKKVPQKHRISKEETMKFMEENFKVNYVTE from the coding sequence ATGAACCCAATGAATGAAGTACGTATTGAAAAAGCTACTGTAAGTATCGGTGTTGGTGAAGCAGGTGAAAAATTATCTCGTGCTATTACTCTTTTAGAAAATATGTTCGATCAAACTCCTGTTAAAACTTTTTCCAAAGTTACTAACCCAGAATGGGGAATTAGGAAAAAACAACCTATCGCATGTAAATTAACTTTACGTGGAGAAAAAGCAGATAAAGCTATTGATATGGTATTGGAAGGTATTAGTAGAAATATTAAACCTACTCAATTTGATGCACAAGGAAACCTTTCTTTTGGTATTAAAGAACATATTGATATTCCAGGTATGAGATATAATCCAGATATTGGTATTTTCGGTATGAATGTTTCTGTTACTTTTGAAAAACCAGGTTACAGAATTTCTAGAAGAAAAATCCAACAAAAGAAAGTTCCTCAAAAACATAGGATTTCTAAAGAAGAAACTATGAAATTTATGGAAGAAAACTTTAAAGTTAATTACGTAACTGAATAA
- a CDS encoding 30S ribosomal protein S14, giving the protein MPRKYGKAAKKCSRCGDHSAMISRYGLNLCRQCFREIAPKIGFKKYN; this is encoded by the coding sequence TTGCCAAGAAAATACGGAAAAGCTGCTAAAAAATGTAGTCGTTGTGGAGACCACTCTGCTATGATTAGTAGATATGGATTAAACTTATGCAGACAATGTTTTAGGGAAATTGCTCCTAAAATTGGATTTAAAAAATATAATTAG
- a CDS encoding 30S ribosomal protein S8: protein MSLMDPLADALTNIRNNELQVNGSCVISPASKLIGQVLSTMQKENYIGNFEYVDDNRAGKFTVELIGNINKCGVIKPRHAVKKDEFEKFEKRYLPAKNFGILIVTTPQGIMTHNEAKERGIGGRLLAYMY from the coding sequence ATGAGTCTTATGGATCCTCTTGCTGATGCTTTAACTAATATTAGAAATAACGAATTACAAGTAAATGGTTCTTGTGTTATTTCTCCAGCTTCAAAATTAATTGGACAAGTTTTAAGCACAATGCAAAAAGAGAATTATATTGGTAATTTTGAATATGTTGATGACAATAGGGCAGGTAAATTCACTGTTGAATTAATAGGTAACATTAACAAATGTGGTGTTATCAAACCTCGTCATGCTGTTAAGAAAGATGAATTTGAAAAATTTGAAAAAAGATATTTGCCAGCAAAAAACTTTGGTATTTTAATCGTCACTACTCCTCAAGGAATTATGACTCACAATGAGGCTAAAGAAAGAGGAATTGGTGGACGTTTGTTGGCTTACATGTATTAG
- a CDS encoding 50S ribosomal protein L6 codes for MVVAAAIREEIAIPEGVEVIIENNEVSVKGPNGEDSRKFTYPNVNIKEEENVVILETVFPKKKDKAMIGTTRAHINNMIVGVTDGFTYHMKIVFAHFPMTVKVQKDTVVIDNFLGERHPRTAKIVGSAKVAVKGDEVTITGINKEHVGQTMANLEQATKIKGRDPRVFQDGIYLISRE; via the coding sequence ATGGTAGTAGCTGCAGCTATAAGGGAAGAAATTGCAATCCCTGAAGGCGTTGAAGTTATAATTGAAAACAATGAGGTTTCTGTAAAAGGACCTAATGGAGAAGACTCCAGAAAATTTACTTATCCTAATGTAAATATTAAAGAAGAAGAAAATGTTGTTATTTTAGAAACTGTATTTCCTAAAAAGAAAGATAAAGCAATGATTGGAACCACAAGGGCACACATTAACAATATGATTGTCGGAGTAACTGATGGTTTTACTTACCACATGAAAATCGTATTTGCTCACTTTCCAATGACTGTAAAAGTTCAAAAAGATACTGTAGTAATTGACAACTTCCTCGGGGAAAGACACCCAAGAACTGCTAAAATTGTTGGTTCTGCTAAAGTAGCAGTTAAAGGTGATGAGGTAACAATTACCGGTATTAATAAGGAACATGTTGGTCAAACTATGGCTAATTTAGAACAAGCAACTAAAATTAAAGGAAGAGATCCTAGAGTATTCCAAGACGGAATATATTTAATTAGCAGGGAATAA
- a CDS encoding 50S ribosomal protein L32e, giving the protein MANKRFKRQEYARYKKLGIKWRRPRGKTSKMRRYEAGKPDMPAIGYRTPRAIRDLHPSGFKDVLVHNMQELEDLDPATEAARISASIGKRKKDLMLAKALELGIKVLNK; this is encoded by the coding sequence ATGGCTAATAAAAGATTTAAAAGACAAGAATATGCTCGTTATAAAAAACTTGGAATCAAATGGAGACGCCCTAGAGGTAAAACCAGTAAAATGAGAAGATATGAAGCTGGTAAACCTGACATGCCGGCAATTGGTTACAGAACCCCTAGAGCTATTAGGGATTTACACCCTTCAGGATTCAAAGATGTTCTTGTTCATAATATGCAAGAATTAGAAGACTTAGATCCAGCTACTGAAGCTGCTAGAATAAGTGCTTCTATCGGGAAAAGAAAAAAAGATTTAATGCTTGCAAAAGCATTAGAACTTGGTATTAAAGTTTTAAATAAATAA
- a CDS encoding 50S ribosomal protein L19e — MNLTTQKRLAASILKVGLNRVWIDPERLEEVSMAITREGVKQLINDGAIKAKPQKGISSYRSKKIKEQKAKGKRKGRGSIKGAKKARTPKKKAWMTTIRALRKDLKEMREDEVIDVTTYRKLYKMAKGGAFRSKSYMRNYARDHDLIKGDE; from the coding sequence ATGAATCTTACAACTCAAAAAAGATTAGCTGCTAGTATCCTCAAAGTAGGACTTAATCGTGTTTGGATTGATCCAGAAAGATTAGAAGAAGTATCTATGGCGATTACTAGAGAAGGAGTAAAGCAGTTAATTAATGATGGAGCTATTAAAGCAAAACCTCAAAAAGGTATTAGTAGCTACAGATCTAAGAAAATTAAAGAACAAAAAGCAAAAGGAAAAAGAAAAGGTAGAGGTAGTATTAAAGGAGCTAAAAAAGCACGTACTCCTAAGAAAAAAGCTTGGATGACTACTATCAGAGCTTTAAGAAAAGATCTTAAAGAAATGCGTGAAGATGAAGTAATTGATGTTACTACCTACCGTAAATTATATAAAATGGCTAAGGGTGGCGCATTCAGAAGTAAATCTTACATGAGAAACTATGCCCGTGACCATGATTTAATTAAAGGAGATGAGTAA
- a CDS encoding 50S ribosomal protein L18, with protein sequence MAHGTNYKVAFRRRREGKTDYAARMKLVSYDKPRLVVRVSNSHATVQVINYAPEGDLTVASAVSKQLAKYGYLGHTGNLTSFYLTAYLCAKRALAKGVESAILDIGLKSPIKGSKVFAALKGAVDAGLEIPHGDFIFPEDDRINGGHIAAYAESLDAEEVAKKFSKYFERGLNPKDLPANFEETIKNIDEAGE encoded by the coding sequence ATGGCACATGGAACTAATTATAAAGTAGCTTTCAGAAGAAGAAGAGAAGGTAAAACTGATTATGCAGCAAGAATGAAATTAGTCAGTTATGACAAACCTCGTTTAGTTGTTAGAGTTTCTAACTCTCATGCTACTGTTCAGGTTATTAATTATGCTCCTGAAGGAGATTTAACTGTAGCTTCAGCTGTAAGTAAACAATTAGCAAAATATGGTTATTTAGGACATACTGGTAACCTTACTTCATTTTACTTAACTGCTTATCTTTGTGCTAAAAGAGCATTAGCTAAAGGTGTTGAAAGTGCAATTTTAGATATTGGTTTAAAATCTCCAATTAAAGGATCTAAAGTCTTTGCAGCTCTTAAAGGTGCTGTTGATGCAGGTTTAGAAATTCCTCACGGTGATTTCATTTTCCCAGAAGATGATCGTATTAATGGAGGACATATTGCTGCATATGCTGAATCTTTAGATGCTGAAGAAGTTGCTAAAAAATTCTCAAAGTATTTTGAAAGAGGTCTCAATCCTAAAGATTTACCTGCAAACTTTGAAGAAACTATTAAAAATATTGATGAGGCAGGGGAATAA
- the rpsE gene encoding 30S ribosomal protein S5: protein MSFNIDEWEPKTKLGRLVKDGTITDIDEIFEKGLPIMELEIVDALIPDLEEEVMDVNLVQRMHKSGRKVNFRVIVAVGNKNGYVGLGQGKAKEVGPAIRKAVDNAKYNLIKVRRGCGDWGCVCGREHTVPFKVQGKTSSVSVNLIPAPAGVGLVIGDVGKTILKLAGIHDVWSQSFGQTQTTVNFANAVFAALKELSNVKASQEDLKKMGVNY from the coding sequence ATGAGTTTTAATATTGATGAATGGGAACCTAAAACTAAATTGGGTAGATTAGTTAAAGATGGAACCATTACTGATATCGATGAAATCTTTGAAAAAGGTCTTCCGATTATGGAATTAGAAATAGTTGATGCTTTAATTCCAGATTTAGAAGAAGAAGTAATGGATGTTAACTTAGTTCAAAGGATGCATAAATCTGGTAGAAAAGTTAATTTCAGAGTAATTGTTGCTGTAGGTAATAAAAATGGTTATGTGGGATTAGGCCAAGGCAAAGCTAAAGAGGTTGGTCCTGCTATTAGAAAAGCTGTAGACAATGCTAAATACAATCTTATTAAAGTAAGAAGAGGTTGTGGAGATTGGGGTTGTGTATGTGGAAGAGAACATACTGTACCATTTAAAGTACAAGGTAAAACCAGTAGTGTAAGTGTAAACTTAATCCCTGCACCTGCAGGAGTAGGTTTAGTAATTGGTGATGTTGGTAAAACTATTTTAAAACTCGCCGGTATTCATGATGTATGGTCCCAATCATTTGGACAAACTCAAACTACTGTAAACTTCGCTAATGCAGTGTTTGCTGCTTTAAAAGAATTAAGTAATGTAAAAGCAAGTCAAGAAGACCTCAAAAAAATGGGCGTTAACTACTAA
- a CDS encoding 50S ribosomal protein L30 has protein sequence MFLVIRVRGTTGVIKNIANTLDMLRLNRISHAVLVEENPSFEGMLQKAKDYITWGEIDAETLSALIAKRGRLPGNVKVTDEYVAENTDYKDIADLAQALIESKVKLADVGIKPVFRLHPPRKGYKDIRLSVQEGGSLGYRGENIKELAKKML, from the coding sequence ATGTTTTTAGTTATTAGAGTTAGAGGAACTACTGGTGTTATTAAAAATATTGCAAACACCTTAGACATGTTAAGACTTAACAGAATCAGCCATGCAGTACTCGTTGAAGAAAATCCTAGTTTTGAAGGTATGCTTCAAAAAGCTAAGGATTACATCACTTGGGGTGAAATTGATGCAGAAACTTTATCTGCACTCATTGCTAAAAGAGGAAGACTCCCAGGTAATGTAAAAGTCACTGACGAATACGTTGCAGAAAATACTGATTACAAAGATATTGCTGATTTAGCTCAAGCTTTAATTGAGTCTAAAGTTAAATTAGCTGATGTTGGAATTAAACCTGTATTCCGTTTACACCCTCCTAGAAAAGGATATAAAGATATTCGTTTATCTGTACAAGAAGGTGGATCCTTAGGTTACAGGGGAGAAAACATTAAGGAACTAGCAAAGAAAATGCTTTAA
- a CDS encoding uL15m family ribosomal protein, which yields MIRTKRKINKQRGSRSNGGGCTKKRRGAGNKGGKGKAGMGKQHWTWTVIHDPNHFGKHGFKRPQKMINKVNAVNLNYLEEQADKLLANGKASQDGDAIVIDVTELGYDKVLGKGKITKTFKISAPQFSASAVEKIEELGGEAIEL from the coding sequence ATGATTAGAACAAAACGTAAAATTAACAAACAAAGAGGTTCTAGATCCAACGGTGGAGGCTGTACTAAAAAACGTAGAGGTGCAGGTAACAAAGGTGGAAAAGGAAAAGCAGGTATGGGCAAACAACATTGGACCTGGACTGTAATCCATGATCCTAACCACTTTGGTAAACATGGTTTTAAAAGACCTCAAAAAATGATTAATAAAGTCAATGCTGTTAATTTAAATTATTTGGAAGAACAAGCTGATAAATTACTTGCAAATGGTAAAGCATCTCAAGATGGTGACGCTATTGTAATTGATGTAACAGAATTAGGTTACGACAAAGTTTTAGGTAAAGGTAAAATTACTAAAACTTTCAAAATTTCAGCTCCTCAATTTTCAGCATCTGCTGTTGAAAAAATTGAAGAATTAGGAGGAGAAGCTATAGAATTATAG
- the secY gene encoding preprotein translocase subunit SecY, with translation MSSLEFLEPVFKIVPEVKSPVHREDFNEKLKWTALVLVLYFILTQIPLYGLAPGAIDSFAQLRAVMAGSFGSILTLGIGPIVTASIVLQLLVGSNLLDLDLSSHKDKSHFQATQKILSIVFTFFEASVLVLTGNLVPIDGSYTLILIIQLVVGALVIIYLDEVVSKWGFGSGIGLFIAAGVCQAIIVGTFSILNGSDGLLAGIIPKFIQLATGGTFDFSILVPLIATIIVFVVVLYGEAMKVEIPISHGQVKGHGRIRGSVGKYPLKFVYSSNMPVILTSALLVNVTLFANVFQKIGVPILGHLQNGKAVDGIAWLLSTPNLTMFITEPIHVLVYALFFIACCILFSYLWVEISGLNAKKISEQLHKSGIQIPGFRSSKRQLYKILKKYIPALTIISGVYVGLIAFLADLTGALGGGTGVLLTVGILHKLYEEMAQEQLMSANPVLRKVLGGD, from the coding sequence ATGTCATCACTAGAATTTTTAGAGCCAGTCTTTAAAATTGTTCCAGAAGTAAAATCTCCTGTTCATAGAGAAGATTTTAATGAAAAACTTAAATGGACTGCTCTTGTTTTAGTTTTATATTTTATATTAACTCAAATTCCATTATATGGGTTAGCTCCTGGAGCTATTGATTCATTTGCTCAGTTAAGAGCAGTTATGGCAGGAAGTTTCGGTTCCATCCTTACATTAGGTATTGGTCCGATTGTTACTGCATCTATTGTTTTACAATTATTAGTTGGTTCAAATCTTTTGGATTTGGATTTATCTTCTCATAAGGATAAATCTCATTTCCAAGCTACTCAAAAAATTCTTTCTATAGTTTTTACATTTTTTGAAGCAAGTGTTTTAGTATTAACTGGTAATTTAGTACCAATTGATGGTTCTTACACTTTAATATTGATCATCCAACTTGTTGTCGGGGCATTAGTAATTATTTATCTGGATGAAGTGGTTTCAAAATGGGGATTCGGTAGTGGTATTGGTTTATTCATTGCTGCTGGTGTATGTCAAGCCATTATTGTAGGTACTTTCAGTATCTTGAATGGTTCAGATGGATTATTAGCAGGTATTATTCCTAAATTTATCCAACTTGCTACCGGCGGTACTTTTGACTTCTCAATTTTAGTTCCATTAATAGCAACTATTATTGTATTTGTAGTTGTTTTATACGGTGAGGCTATGAAAGTAGAAATTCCTATATCTCATGGTCAAGTTAAAGGTCATGGTAGAATTAGGGGATCTGTTGGTAAATATCCATTAAAATTTGTTTACTCAAGTAATATGCCAGTAATTTTAACTAGTGCATTGCTTGTAAACGTTACTTTATTTGCAAATGTTTTCCAAAAAATTGGTGTTCCAATTCTAGGACATCTTCAAAATGGTAAAGCTGTTGATGGTATTGCCTGGTTATTGTCCACACCTAACTTAACCATGTTTATTACAGAACCGATTCATGTTCTTGTATATGCATTATTTTTCATTGCTTGTTGTATATTATTCTCATATTTATGGGTTGAAATCAGTGGATTAAATGCTAAAAAGATTTCTGAGCAGCTTCATAAATCCGGTATTCAAATACCAGGGTTTAGAAGTAGTAAACGTCAATTATATAAAATTTTGAAAAAATATATTCCTGCACTTACCATTATAAGTGGTGTTTATGTAGGTCTCATTGCTTTCCTTGCAGATTTAACTGGTGCTTTAGGTGGAGGTACTGGTGTATTGCTTACTGTAGGTATTCTTCATAAACTTTATGAAGAAATGGCTCAAGAACAGCTTATGTCTGCAAATCCTGTTCTTAGGAAAGTTTTAGGAGGAGATTAA
- a CDS encoding adenylate kinase encodes MKLVVLTGIPGSGSTTLLNKALEQVDYVHLNYGDIMTEIAINENIADNRDSLRKLPAETQKKIQAKAAKEIKQRSENDNVIVDTHCTINTPAGFLPGLPNWVLEQLQPDLFILIEANADEIIYRRLNDDTRQRDVQKAKEIQLHQEMNRATSMAYATLTGATVKIVENHDNHLDSSVSKLVDVLNL; translated from the coding sequence TTGAAATTAGTAGTATTAACTGGTATTCCAGGTTCTGGAAGTACAACTTTACTTAATAAAGCTTTAGAACAAGTTGATTATGTTCATTTAAATTATGGGGACATAATGACTGAAATTGCAATTAATGAAAATATTGCTGATAATAGAGATTCTTTAAGAAAATTACCAGCTGAAACACAAAAAAAAATTCAAGCTAAAGCAGCAAAAGAGATTAAACAAAGATCTGAAAATGATAACGTTATTGTAGATACTCATTGTACTATTAACACACCTGCCGGATTTTTACCGGGGCTTCCAAATTGGGTTTTAGAACAATTACAACCGGATCTTTTTATTTTAATTGAAGCTAATGCTGATGAAATCATTTACAGAAGATTAAATGATGATACTCGTCAAAGAGATGTTCAAAAAGCTAAAGAAATTCAGTTACATCAAGAAATGAACAGAGCAACTTCTATGGCTTATGCAACTTTAACAGGTGCTACTGTTAAAATCGTCGAAAACCATGATAATCATTTAGATTCTTCTGTTTCAAAATTAGTGGATGTTTTAAATTTATAA
- a CDS encoding DUF106 domain-containing protein → MFDIMGMIYGVLNTIFDPILAMDPNPSNPALTVLIIAFIVSLITTIANKYLVDQDALNEKQAKMKEFNKELRDAQKRGDGKKIAELQARQTEMMKENTAMMSEQFKPMIVTFVPIILIFFWMRASAIHDLVIILPTTVYWVTLTPLWHVIGSMFYGGQATIPYGIGWLLWYMICTFGMSQILRKFLGFKQGF, encoded by the coding sequence ATGTTTGATATTATGGGAATGATCTATGGTGTTTTGAATACTATTTTCGATCCGATTCTTGCTATGGATCCGAATCCAAGTAATCCGGCATTAACTGTATTGATTATTGCATTTATTGTATCTTTAATTACAACTATTGCTAATAAATATTTGGTTGATCAAGATGCATTAAATGAAAAACAAGCAAAAATGAAAGAGTTCAATAAAGAACTTAGGGATGCTCAGAAAAGAGGTGATGGTAAAAAAATTGCTGAACTTCAAGCTAGACAAACTGAAATGATGAAAGAAAATACTGCGATGATGTCAGAACAATTTAAACCAATGATTGTTACTTTTGTTCCGATTATTTTAATATTTTTCTGGATGAGAGCATCTGCAATTCATGATTTGGTAATTATATTGCCTACTACTGTATATTGGGTTACTTTAACTCCTCTTTGGCATGTAATTGGCAGTATGTTCTATGGTGGTCAAGCTACTATTCCATATGGGATTGGTTGGTTATTATGGTATATGATTTGCACTTTCGGTATGAGTCAAATTTTAAGAAAATTCCTAGGATTCAAACAAGGGTTCTAA
- a CDS encoding 50S ribosomal protein L34e codes for MPANRFRSRSYKRVHKKTPGGVNVLRYKKKKPSKHVCAECGAVLHGVPRGRPYEIRKLSKTARRPSRPYGGYLCSACTRKHFKKEARK; via the coding sequence ATGCCTGCTAATAGGTTTAGATCAAGATCATATAAAAGAGTTCATAAAAAAACTCCTGGTGGAGTAAATGTTTTAAGATATAAAAAGAAAAAACCATCTAAGCATGTTTGTGCTGAATGTGGTGCAGTATTACATGGTGTTCCTCGTGGACGCCCATATGAAATTAGAAAATTATCAAAAACAGCTAGAAGACCTAGTCGTCCATATGGTGGGTACTTATGCTCAGCTTGTACCCGTAAACATTTCAAAAAAGAGGCTAGAAAATAA